A genomic stretch from Pontivivens ytuae includes:
- a CDS encoding iron-containing alcohol dehydrogenase: MFDMGAVPRIQFGAGQAALLPEHVASFGARDVTLIADPFLMQGADIPRVVEALRADAIRVRLFHAFSGEPKAHHVAAAADVARGSDLVIGIGGGSALDVAKLAATLAGAPGGPMDYALGRTPLPAALPKIMVPTTAGTGSETSATNIFSSDAGEKLWIWGPQTRAELVILDPALTVSLPPHLTAWCGLDALVHAFEAATNRNAHAGAAPYALDALRHIAWALPRAVAWPDDMEARSALLIASCHAGIAIDACGTAVAHNLSHALARFAPVHHGHATAHAFAASLPWLIEASTPQLRAAAAALDCALSDLPERVEILMGAVDLGPLPQIPVTPEALIAEMQAEANAPMLRNTVREVTPADLHHLAEATLARAA; encoded by the coding sequence ATGTTCGACATGGGCGCGGTGCCGCGCATCCAGTTCGGGGCCGGTCAGGCCGCGCTGTTGCCCGAGCATGTGGCAAGCTTCGGTGCGCGCGACGTCACTCTCATAGCCGACCCATTTCTCATGCAGGGTGCCGACATCCCGCGCGTCGTCGAAGCGCTTCGCGCCGACGCGATCCGGGTCCGCCTGTTCCATGCGTTCAGCGGGGAGCCGAAGGCGCACCACGTCGCCGCCGCGGCGGACGTAGCCCGCGGCAGTGATCTCGTCATCGGCATCGGCGGCGGCTCGGCGCTCGACGTAGCGAAGCTGGCCGCGACACTCGCAGGGGCGCCCGGCGGCCCGATGGACTACGCCCTCGGCCGCACGCCGCTCCCCGCCGCCCTGCCCAAGATCATGGTGCCGACCACCGCGGGCACGGGGTCGGAGACGTCGGCGACCAACATCTTCTCCTCAGACGCGGGCGAGAAGCTGTGGATCTGGGGGCCGCAGACCCGTGCGGAGCTGGTGATCCTCGACCCTGCGCTGACGGTGAGCCTGCCGCCGCATCTTACCGCCTGGTGCGGCCTCGACGCACTCGTCCATGCCTTCGAGGCCGCGACCAACCGCAACGCCCATGCAGGCGCCGCGCCCTATGCGCTTGATGCCCTGCGCCACATCGCGTGGGCCCTGCCCCGCGCCGTCGCCTGGCCCGACGATATGGAGGCGCGGAGCGCGCTCCTCATCGCGTCCTGCCATGCGGGGATCGCCATCGACGCCTGCGGGACGGCGGTGGCGCACAACCTCTCCCACGCGCTCGCCCGCTTCGCGCCGGTCCACCATGGTCACGCGACGGCCCACGCCTTCGCCGCGAGCCTGCCCTGGCTGATCGAGGCGAGTACGCCGCAGCTGCGCGCCGCGGCCGCCGCCCTCGACTGCGCCCTCTCCGACCTGCCGGAGCGGGTGGAGATCCTGATGGGCGCGGTGGACCTTGGCCCCCTGCCGCAGATCCCGGTCACGCCGGAGGCGCTTATCGCGGAGATGCAGGCCGAGGCCAACGCCCCGATGCTGCGCAACACGGTGCGCGAGGTCACGCCCGCCGACCTCCACCACCTCGCGGAAGCGACGCTCGCCCGCGCGGCCTGA
- a CDS encoding LysR family transcriptional regulator — MQYRPALPKSLDALRVFDAAVRHRSFSRAADELLVTQAAVSRRIQALEADLGEALFARAGRNIALTDAGRRLAASVSAALDYLEGDLSALRGTAPPPPVTIAAATSVSHLWLAAQLRARPELAVRVLTTDSLSEAAARSHDLTILYGRGQHPDWLLAPLMAERLQPVAAPELLARLGVDDPAALTLAEIADLPLLDYARVRPNWVTLAAWFARAGHGAPLRIGRTFTSYVLGIEAAVHGDGVVLGSLDLIAAQIASGALVPLGHRVEETGQGYHLGLRRDPPPGPEAVRLHAELLAARVNP; from the coding sequence ATGCAGTACCGGCCCGCCCTGCCGAAATCCCTCGACGCACTGCGGGTGTTCGACGCGGCGGTGCGGCATCGCAGCTTCTCCCGCGCTGCGGATGAGTTGCTGGTCACGCAGGCCGCCGTCTCGCGACGGATCCAGGCGCTGGAGGCGGATCTGGGCGAGGCGCTGTTCGCGCGGGCCGGGCGCAACATCGCGCTGACCGATGCGGGGCGTCGGCTGGCGGCGAGCGTGTCGGCGGCGCTCGACTACCTTGAGGGCGATCTGTCGGCCTTGCGCGGAACGGCCCCGCCGCCGCCAGTGACGATCGCGGCGGCGACCTCGGTCTCCCACCTCTGGCTCGCGGCGCAACTGCGCGCTCGGCCAGAGCTCGCGGTTCGAGTGCTGACCACCGACAGCCTCAGCGAAGCGGCGGCGCGCAGCCATGACCTGACCATCCTTTACGGCCGCGGCCAGCATCCCGACTGGCTGCTCGCGCCGCTGATGGCGGAGCGGTTGCAGCCGGTGGCCGCACCCGAGCTGCTGGCGCGGCTGGGCGTCGACGACCCGGCGGCGCTGACGCTGGCCGAGATCGCCGATCTGCCGCTCCTCGACTACGCGCGGGTGCGGCCGAACTGGGTGACACTGGCGGCCTGGTTCGCGCGGGCGGGTCACGGCGCGCCGCTGCGGATCGGGCGCACCTTCACCTCCTACGTGCTGGGCATCGAGGCGGCGGTGCATGGCGACGGTGTGGTGCTCGGCTCGCTGGATCTCATCGCCGCGCAGATCGCCTCCGGCGCGCTGGTCCCGCTCGGCCACCGGGTGGAGGAGACGGGGCAGGGCTATCATCTCGGCCTGCGCCGCGACCCGCCGCCGGGGCCTGAAGCGGTGCGGCTGCATGCGGAGCTTCTCGCGGCCCGCGTCAATCCGTGA